In one Populus nigra chromosome 12, ddPopNigr1.1, whole genome shotgun sequence genomic region, the following are encoded:
- the LOC133669110 gene encoding uncharacterized protein LOC133669110 isoform X2 yields the protein MVMALALSPSFFKPHCSPSPINPISTVTTIRPAVILPGLGNNTGDYQKLEVTLQEYGVPTVVAKVSRFDWLRNAAGLVDPNYWSGTLRPRPVLDWYLKRIDEAVQEAKELAQGQTLSLIGHSAGGWLARVYMEEFGQLDVSLLLTLGTPHLPPPKGVPGVIDQTRGLLDYVEKHCMKAVYTPELRYVCIAGRYIQGARFLGDSNVEAKTMVPVENDQPTAEAVLVNDMGNSTSTAPRFRARFVGQGYKQVCGQADVWGDGVVPEVSAHLDGALNISLDGVYHSPVGSDDDLRPWYGSPAVVEQWIHHLLN from the exons ATGGTTATGGCTTTGGCTTTGTCACCATCCTTTTTCAAACCCCATTGCTCCCCTTCTCCTATCAACCCCATTTCTACCGTTACCACCATCCGGCCTGCTGTCATTCTTCCA GGCTTAGGGAACAATACAGGGGACTATCAGAAGTTGGAGGTGACATTGCAAGAGTATGGGGTACCCACAGTTGTAGCTAAGGTGTCAAGGTTTGATTGGCTGAGGAATGCTGCTGGTTTGGTGGATCCAAACTACTGGAGTGGCACTCTTAGGCCTCGGCCCGTTCTTGATTG GTATCTGAAGAGGATTGATGAGGCTGTCCAAGAAGCAAAGGAGCTGGCACAAG GTCAGACTTTGTCCTTGATTGGTCACTCAGCAGGAGGATGGCTTGCACGTGTCTACATGGAAGAATTCGGGCAGTTAGATGTCTCCTTGTTATTGACTCTTGGTACTCCCCACTT GCCACCTCCAAAAGGCGTGCCAGGGGTCATTGATCAAACAAGGGGTCTCCTTGATTATGTTGAAAAACATTGCATGAAAGCTGTGTATACTCCTGAATTGAGATATGTATGCATCGCAGGGAG GTATATTCAAGGGGCCCGCTTCTTGGGGGACTCAAATGTGGAAGCTAAAACGATGGTTCCTGTTGAGAACGATCAACCAACTGCAGAGGCTGTACTTGTAAATGATATGGGCAATTCAACTTCTACTGCACCCAGATTTCGTGCTCGTTTTGTTGGGCAAGGGTATAAGCAG GTATGTGGGCAGGCAGATGTATGGGGTGATGGAGTGGTGCCAGAAGTGTCAGCCCATCTGGATGGCGCGCTCAACATTAGCTTGGACGGAGTTTACCACTCACCGGTTGGTTCAGATGATGATCTGAGACCATGGTATGGTTCCCCCGCCGTTGTGGAGCAATGGATACATCATCTCCTCAACTAA
- the LOC133669110 gene encoding uncharacterized protein LOC133669110 isoform X3 — translation MVMALALSPSFFKPHCSPSPINPISTVTTIRPAVILPGLGNNTGDYQKLEVTLQEYGVPTVVAKVSRFDWLRNAAGLVDPNYWSGTLRPRPVLDWYLKRIDEAVQEAKELAQDFVLDWSLSRRMACTCLHGRIRAVRCLLVIDSWPPPKGVPGVIDQTRGLLDYVEKHCMKAVYTPELRYVCIAGRYIQGARFLGDSNVEAKTMVPVENDQPTAEAVLVNDMGNSTSTAPRFRARFVGQGYKQVCGQADVWGDGVVPEVSAHLDGALNISLDGVYHSPVGSDDDLRPWYGSPAVVEQWIHHLLN, via the exons ATGGTTATGGCTTTGGCTTTGTCACCATCCTTTTTCAAACCCCATTGCTCCCCTTCTCCTATCAACCCCATTTCTACCGTTACCACCATCCGGCCTGCTGTCATTCTTCCA GGCTTAGGGAACAATACAGGGGACTATCAGAAGTTGGAGGTGACATTGCAAGAGTATGGGGTACCCACAGTTGTAGCTAAGGTGTCAAGGTTTGATTGGCTGAGGAATGCTGCTGGTTTGGTGGATCCAAACTACTGGAGTGGCACTCTTAGGCCTCGGCCCGTTCTTGATTG GTATCTGAAGAGGATTGATGAGGCTGTCCAAGAAGCAAAGGAGCTGGCACAAG ACTTTGTCCTTGATTGGTCACTCAGCAGGAGGATGGCTTGCACGTGTCTACATGGAAGAATTCGGGCAGTTAGATGTCTCCTTGTTATTGACTCTTG GCCACCTCCAAAAGGCGTGCCAGGGGTCATTGATCAAACAAGGGGTCTCCTTGATTATGTTGAAAAACATTGCATGAAAGCTGTGTATACTCCTGAATTGAGATATGTATGCATCGCAGGGAG GTATATTCAAGGGGCCCGCTTCTTGGGGGACTCAAATGTGGAAGCTAAAACGATGGTTCCTGTTGAGAACGATCAACCAACTGCAGAGGCTGTACTTGTAAATGATATGGGCAATTCAACTTCTACTGCACCCAGATTTCGTGCTCGTTTTGTTGGGCAAGGGTATAAGCAG GTATGTGGGCAGGCAGATGTATGGGGTGATGGAGTGGTGCCAGAAGTGTCAGCCCATCTGGATGGCGCGCTCAACATTAGCTTGGACGGAGTTTACCACTCACCGGTTGGTTCAGATGATGATCTGAGACCATGGTATGGTTCCCCCGCCGTTGTGGAGCAATGGATACATCATCTCCTCAACTAA
- the LOC133669112 gene encoding upstream activation factor subunit UAF30 produces MSFAASRVFKACRALLAPAKPATASKTTVAKPKPKPKPKAKATSTTPGTPRGILKPNPVSPVLGDFLGGVPESSRAEAVKKIWAHIKLHNLQNPTNKKEIICDAKLKVLFDGRDKVGFLDIGKLLSAHFPKAG; encoded by the exons atgTCGTTTGCAGCATCTAGGGTTTTCAAGGCCTGTAGGGCACTCTTGGCTCCAGCCAAACCTGCTACTGCTTCCAAGACCACGGTAGCGAAGCCAAAGCCTAAGCCTAAGCCAAAGGCAAAGGCAACTTCTACTACTCCAGGAACACCCCGTGGAATACTCAAGCCAAACCCTGTCTCTCCTGTTCTCGGTGACTTCTTAGGTGGGGTCCCTGAGTCTTCTCGAGCTGAGGCTGTGAAGAAGATCTGGGCCCACATCAAGCTCCACAATCTCCAG AACCCCACTAACAAGAAGGAGATAATTTGTGATGCAAAGCTAAAGGTCCTATTTGATGGGAGAGACAAGGTTGGATTCTTGGATATAGGGAAGTTGCTGTCTGCTCATTTTCCAAAGGCTGGTTAA
- the LOC133669110 gene encoding uncharacterized protein LOC133669110 isoform X1, producing MVMALALSPSFFKPHCSPSPINPISTVTTIRPAVILPGLGNNTGDYQKLEVTLQEYGVPTVVAKVSRFDWLRNAAGLVDPNYWSGTLRPRPVLDWYLKRIDEAVQEAKELAQDFVLDWSLSRRMACTCLHGRIRAVRCLLVIDSCVLLVRVLFIFHFRPPPKGVPGVIDQTRGLLDYVEKHCMKAVYTPELRYVCIAGRYIQGARFLGDSNVEAKTMVPVENDQPTAEAVLVNDMGNSTSTAPRFRARFVGQGYKQVCGQADVWGDGVVPEVSAHLDGALNISLDGVYHSPVGSDDDLRPWYGSPAVVEQWIHHLLN from the exons ATGGTTATGGCTTTGGCTTTGTCACCATCCTTTTTCAAACCCCATTGCTCCCCTTCTCCTATCAACCCCATTTCTACCGTTACCACCATCCGGCCTGCTGTCATTCTTCCA GGCTTAGGGAACAATACAGGGGACTATCAGAAGTTGGAGGTGACATTGCAAGAGTATGGGGTACCCACAGTTGTAGCTAAGGTGTCAAGGTTTGATTGGCTGAGGAATGCTGCTGGTTTGGTGGATCCAAACTACTGGAGTGGCACTCTTAGGCCTCGGCCCGTTCTTGATTG GTATCTGAAGAGGATTGATGAGGCTGTCCAAGAAGCAAAGGAGCTGGCACAAG ACTTTGTCCTTGATTGGTCACTCAGCAGGAGGATGGCTTGCACGTGTCTACATGGAAGAATTCGGGCAGTTAGATGTCTCCTTGTTATTGACTCTTG TGTGCTCTTGGTTCGtgttttatttatctttcattTCAGGCCACCTCCAAAAGGCGTGCCAGGGGTCATTGATCAAACAAGGGGTCTCCTTGATTATGTTGAAAAACATTGCATGAAAGCTGTGTATACTCCTGAATTGAGATATGTATGCATCGCAGGGAG GTATATTCAAGGGGCCCGCTTCTTGGGGGACTCAAATGTGGAAGCTAAAACGATGGTTCCTGTTGAGAACGATCAACCAACTGCAGAGGCTGTACTTGTAAATGATATGGGCAATTCAACTTCTACTGCACCCAGATTTCGTGCTCGTTTTGTTGGGCAAGGGTATAAGCAG GTATGTGGGCAGGCAGATGTATGGGGTGATGGAGTGGTGCCAGAAGTGTCAGCCCATCTGGATGGCGCGCTCAACATTAGCTTGGACGGAGTTTACCACTCACCGGTTGGTTCAGATGATGATCTGAGACCATGGTATGGTTCCCCCGCCGTTGTGGAGCAATGGATACATCATCTCCTCAACTAA